In Nerophis lumbriciformis linkage group LG12, RoL_Nlum_v2.1, whole genome shotgun sequence, a single genomic region encodes these proteins:
- the LOC133623143 gene encoding serpin A3-5-like isoform X1, with translation MQPAEPFLHTATKSAMMHAALGVWVLSALICLGRGDHHEGHANGGLDQVTSGNKDFAFQLYRKLAAHADTQGKNIFYSPSSMSVALAALSVGARGDTHQQLFSGLGYNSTQVTQTDVNQAFGELIKRQDQSPDISEGTAVFLDNTFQPKPEFMKVLKESFYADGFNVDYKQKTKESADTINKYVNDKTHGKIEKLLEEVEPNTVMYLISYIYFKGIWASPFEPKYTKEDNFTVDENTKVPVQMMNNEDNFDIYHDLAINTTILRLPFNSSYSMLLMLPENMAELEKEICPQHVAKWSKWMKPRNYDVFVPKFSIKTSYTLNDVLADMGMSHMFDDRADLSGIAEGPKLAVSKVVHQAALDVDEAGATAAAATGIGITLMSLQFVPVLKFNRPFMVLITENTTDNILFMGKILNPNM, from the exons ATGCAACCAGCTgaaccatttctacatacagctacaaag TCCGCCATGATGCATGCAGCCCTGGGTGTCTGGGTCTTATCAGCCTTGATCTGTTTGGGAAGAGGCGACCACCACGAAGGCCACGCCAATGGCGGCCTCGACCAAGTGACTTCGGGAAACAAGGACTTTGCCTTCCAACTGTACAGGAAGTTGGCAGCTCACGCTGACACGCAAGGCAAGAACATTTTCTACTCCCCGAGCAGCATGTCCGTCGCCTTGGCTGCGTTGTCGGTCGGAGCCCGGGGCGACACCCACCAACAGCTGTTCAGCGGTCTGGGTTACAACAGCACCCAAGTTACGCAGACAGATGTCAATCAGGCTTTCGGAGAGCTCATCAAAAGGCAAGACCAGTCACCGGACATCAGCGAAGGGACCGCCGTGTTTCTGGATAACACCTTCCAGCCAAAACCCGAGTTCATGAAGGTTTTGAAAGAGTCCTTCTACGCAGACGGGTTCAACGTGGACTACAAACAAAAAACCAAAGAAAGTGCTGATACCATCAATAAGTATGTCAACGATAAGACACATGGCAAAATTGAAAAGTTGTTGGAGGAAGTGGAGCCAAACACAGTCATGTATCTCATCAGCTACATCTACTTCAAAG GAATATGGGCCTCTCCTTTCGAACCCAAGTACACCAAGGAAGACAATTTTACTGTTGATGAGAATACCAAG GTTCCTGTCCAGATGATGAATAACGAGGACAACTTTGATATCTATCATGACCTGGCAATCAACACAACCATCCTCCGCCTGCCTTTCAACAGTTCTTACTCCATGCTTCTGATGCTGCCTGAAAACATGGCGGAACTAGAGAAGGAAATTTGTCCGCAACATGTTGCTAAATGGTCGAAATGGATGAAACCTAG GAACTACGATGTATTTGTACCGAAGTTCTCCATCAAGACATCCTATACTCTGAATGACGTGTTGGCTGACATGGGAATGTCTCACATGTTTGATGATCGAGCAGATTTGAGTGGAATTGCAGAGGGGCCGAAACTAGCGGTCTCCAAG GTTGTGCACCAAGCGGCCCTTGATGTGGACGAGGCTGGCGCCACCGCTGCGGCTGCTACAGGCATCGGCATCACTCTGATGTCCTTGCAATTCGTCCCTGTGCTGAAGTTCAACCGTCCGTTCATGGTTCTCATCACCGAAAACACCACAGATAACATCCTCTTTATGGGGAAGATCTTGAACCCCAATATGTGA
- the LOC133623143 gene encoding serpin A3-5-like isoform X2 — translation MMHAALGVWVLSALICLGRGDHHEGHANGGLDQVTSGNKDFAFQLYRKLAAHADTQGKNIFYSPSSMSVALAALSVGARGDTHQQLFSGLGYNSTQVTQTDVNQAFGELIKRQDQSPDISEGTAVFLDNTFQPKPEFMKVLKESFYADGFNVDYKQKTKESADTINKYVNDKTHGKIEKLLEEVEPNTVMYLISYIYFKGIWASPFEPKYTKEDNFTVDENTKVPVQMMNNEDNFDIYHDLAINTTILRLPFNSSYSMLLMLPENMAELEKEICPQHVAKWSKWMKPRNYDVFVPKFSIKTSYTLNDVLADMGMSHMFDDRADLSGIAEGPKLAVSKVVHQAALDVDEAGATAAAATGIGITLMSLQFVPVLKFNRPFMVLITENTTDNILFMGKILNPNM, via the exons ATGATGCATGCAGCCCTGGGTGTCTGGGTCTTATCAGCCTTGATCTGTTTGGGAAGAGGCGACCACCACGAAGGCCACGCCAATGGCGGCCTCGACCAAGTGACTTCGGGAAACAAGGACTTTGCCTTCCAACTGTACAGGAAGTTGGCAGCTCACGCTGACACGCAAGGCAAGAACATTTTCTACTCCCCGAGCAGCATGTCCGTCGCCTTGGCTGCGTTGTCGGTCGGAGCCCGGGGCGACACCCACCAACAGCTGTTCAGCGGTCTGGGTTACAACAGCACCCAAGTTACGCAGACAGATGTCAATCAGGCTTTCGGAGAGCTCATCAAAAGGCAAGACCAGTCACCGGACATCAGCGAAGGGACCGCCGTGTTTCTGGATAACACCTTCCAGCCAAAACCCGAGTTCATGAAGGTTTTGAAAGAGTCCTTCTACGCAGACGGGTTCAACGTGGACTACAAACAAAAAACCAAAGAAAGTGCTGATACCATCAATAAGTATGTCAACGATAAGACACATGGCAAAATTGAAAAGTTGTTGGAGGAAGTGGAGCCAAACACAGTCATGTATCTCATCAGCTACATCTACTTCAAAG GAATATGGGCCTCTCCTTTCGAACCCAAGTACACCAAGGAAGACAATTTTACTGTTGATGAGAATACCAAG GTTCCTGTCCAGATGATGAATAACGAGGACAACTTTGATATCTATCATGACCTGGCAATCAACACAACCATCCTCCGCCTGCCTTTCAACAGTTCTTACTCCATGCTTCTGATGCTGCCTGAAAACATGGCGGAACTAGAGAAGGAAATTTGTCCGCAACATGTTGCTAAATGGTCGAAATGGATGAAACCTAG GAACTACGATGTATTTGTACCGAAGTTCTCCATCAAGACATCCTATACTCTGAATGACGTGTTGGCTGACATGGGAATGTCTCACATGTTTGATGATCGAGCAGATTTGAGTGGAATTGCAGAGGGGCCGAAACTAGCGGTCTCCAAG GTTGTGCACCAAGCGGCCCTTGATGTGGACGAGGCTGGCGCCACCGCTGCGGCTGCTACAGGCATCGGCATCACTCTGATGTCCTTGCAATTCGTCCCTGTGCTGAAGTTCAACCGTCCGTTCATGGTTCTCATCACCGAAAACACCACAGATAACATCCTCTTTATGGGGAAGATCTTGAACCCCAATATGTGA